Genomic segment of Drosophila takahashii strain IR98-3 E-12201 chromosome X, DtakHiC1v2, whole genome shotgun sequence:
TGCTGATTCTCTGCTGCTCGGATTATGCAAGTTCAGCAGAATTCATTTTTTAGTGGCTTTGCATTGTTATTTTCCTcttgtgttttaatttttcttttttttctgctttgctTCTTCCGCCTTTTGGAATGTCGAGCGCCTTTTCTGTTGTTATTcaattaaggtttttttttctgtcatGTGGctgttctgtttttttttgtattattattattcttttttgtAGTGGGAACTTTTGCTCTTCATTGTTGtcatcgatttgatttcattCTCTTTTTGGTTGGTCATGAAATCGGGAATTTATCACGTTTTAGGCCTGAATAGCATTGCATTAATTGTTGGCCCTGGCAGTTTGGCAGGCACTGGACTCGAATTCACGCCCCCTTTTCCGATGAATGGCGAACACTTAAGGGGCTTCCGCAACAATTGCAACCCCCCAGTTCCCTTTGTCAACCCTTTACGCTCATTAACTCATCGCCGGGGCCTCCGACGGGATTTGCTTGGGTTTGCACAGTGGGCTAACCACCCACCAAACACCCAAAACACCCAGCAAGACACTCACCTTTTGGGCCATTGCAGTTGCATTGATACCCTGTAAATGGTCAAGGTGGCTTTATTAGTCGGTATCTTGATGTATATGATATGGGGGCAAATTTTAATCGAATCGTTTAAATCTACATATATAGAACCTGTTTACCTAATCTTCTTTTAATTAGTTGCGTCTTTTGCAAATTAATTGTGTCACGATCAAcaaggttataaaaataaagagtgctgtaaaattaacataaaatcCCGAAGAGTGGATCAAATTTTAATACAAACATCAATATGCATAGAACcggtttaaataatatttttttatacaagaAATGCGTGCCTTAAATTCCAAGTGCTTAAGTTTAAAAGATAAGAAATACCAGAAAATactagaaattaaaattatgatagAATACTTAGTATATTTTCCCAAATACCATTTAAGCATATAGTATAGGGCGCCCCGGAAGTTGAATTCCCGCTCTTGTTTGTCTTCTTTGCGAGGGAATCTGCGGcccctgttcgggcgccactAATTAAATTAGCGATTGTGGCGAATGCGGATTAAGTGCGCCACTTAAGAGTCAACGCCCAGTCACTGTCCCCAGTTGCACATTGACTTGGaatgcccacctcttaaaccccctcccccctaAATGGCCCATCGAATCTAGATCAAAGTCTAAACCCTTCAATTTGATACATTCTACAGGAGCAACTGCGCCGACGacgcgaggaggaggagcgcaTAGCGCAGCAGAATGAGTTCCTGCGGAACAGTCTGCGTGGCTCCCGGAAGCTGAAGGCTCTCCAGGacacggccacgccccccggcAAGGCGGTggcccaacagcagcagcagcagcaggcaacGCAGGCCACCCAGGTGGTGGGCGTGGAGAATGAGGCCTATCTGCCCGACGACGACCAGCCGACGCAGGTGGAGCAGATCGATGGTGAGTACAGggtttattatacccgttacccaAAGAGTAAGAAGGTTATATTATGTTTGTcggaaagtatgtaacaggttgAAGGATGCCGAGTCAATCAAGccatgtccgtatgtccgtctgtttgtcCGTATGAAAGCTGAGATCTCCATATCTTTTGAccataacaatggaaatattgatccaaatatggattgtcatacctttctgaactcgttattaaatttacaatcgattggcatttaaacctggacattttatttttttgccatttttcgcaaaaaatcatgatgtacccccttataaaaaaattgaaaattggcgaaaattttattttttcaagatcacccggaaagtgtcatggatttatttattattttgttatctgttcaaagcagtatgtatttttggtgtaagaccattttttatcaagttacagcaaaaaaaattgaaatatttattaaaaaagcgtaaaagtgtaaatgccactttgttgtgtttattactacctatcgaaatgtagaagaacattttcaaatcAGACCATGCACTagaaagttatgagcaaagcaaataattgaatgcaagcagtgcaagcagttctTTTATGATTATGACTGTACCCAATTATCATACTTCCCAATCTTTTCAGGCTATGGCGAGCTGATAGCCGCCCTCACGCGCCTGCAGAGCCAGCTGAGCAAGAGCGGACTGAGCACCCTGGCGGGTCGCGTTTCGGCCGCCCACAGTGTGCTGGCCGGCGCCAGTGTGGCCCATGTCCTGGCCGCCCGCACAGCCGTCCTGCAGCGACGGCGTTCCCGCCACTCCGGTCCCCTGCACCACAGCGCCCTCGGTCTGCAGAAGGACATTGTGGAGCTGCTGACCCAGTCGAATACGGCGGCGGCCATCGAGCTGGGCAACCTGCTGACCAGCCACGAAATGGAGGGTCTGCTGCTGGCCCACGATCGCATAGCCAATCACACGGACGGCACACCAtcgcccacgcccacgcccacgccgGCGATCCCTGGAGGAGGATTAGGATTGATCAGTGGTCACAGCAGTCCGGTGGCGGGACCCAAAAGGAACCTGGGAATGGTGGTGCCGCCGCCCGTCGTTCCACCGCCGCTGGCGCAACGCGGAGCAATGCCACTGCCACGCGGGGAGTCGCCACCGCCTCCGCAACTGCCCATGCCCATGTCCAATCTGCCGATGAGCGCGTGTTTCGGCACGCTGAACGATCAGAACGACAACATACGGATCATACAGATCGAGAAGTCGACGGAGCCGCTGGGCGCCACCGTTCGCAACGAGGGCGAGGCGGTGGTCATCGGGCGGATTGTGCGCGGCGGGGCGGCCGAGAAGTCGGGACTGCTGCACGAGGGCGACGAGATCCTGGAGGTGAATGGCCAGGAACTCAGGGGCAAGACGGTGAACGAGGTGTGCGCGCTGTTGGGAGCCATGCAGGGCACCCTGACCTTCTTGATTGTGCCCGCCGGCAGTCCGCCCATCCATGGAGGAGTGatgggcggcggaggaggagtcgTCGCGGGACAAACGCTCGCCGGATTGGGCGGAGCTCATCGCGATACCGCCGTGCTGCATGTGCGGGCGCACTTCGACTACGATCCCGAGGACGATCTGTATATTCCGTGCCGGGAGCTGGGCATCAGCTTCCAGAAGGGCGATGTGCTGCACGTGATCAGCCGCGAGGATCCCAACTGGTGGCAGGCGTACCGCGAGGGCGAGGAGGACCAGACGCTGGCCGGTCTCATTCCTAGTCAGTCGTTCCAGCATCAGCGCGAGACGATGAAGCTGGCCATTGCCGAGGAGGCGGGACTGGCGCGATCGCGGGGCAAGGACGGTTCGGGCAGCAAGGGGGCCACGCTCCTCTGTGCGCGCAAGGGtcgcaagaagaagaagaaggccaGCTCCGAGGCGGGGTAAGTCCTTAagtctatatatatttatttattttattttatttattcacctTGCTCTGTAGGTATCCCCTTTACGCCACCACGGCGCCCGATGAAACGGATCCCGAGGAGATACTCACCTACGAGGAGGTGGCCCTCTACTATCCGCGCGCCACCCACAAGCGGCCCATCGTCCTCATCGGCCCGCCCAACATTGGCAGACACGAGCTGCGCCAACGCCTGATGGCCGACTCGGAGCGATTCTCTGCCGCAGTGCCACGTGAGTGAAGATCTTTATTGACCAAGGAGCTAGTTGTAAACGGTGCAGCGGCTAGTTGCTTTTTAGTTGGAATTTTAAAGTAGTCTGCTGTATCGTTTACTTAATTTTACCCTTTAACCAAGGAACAAGTTGGTATGAAGTTAAGTTGCCTGTAAACGATGCAGCGGctagttgattttttttataaaatatttaaatagccTGCTGTATCGTTTACACATTTCTACTCTTTAACCAAGGAACAAGTTGAGGTTAAGTTGACTGTAAACGATGCAGCGGCTAGTGGTTTTTTAGTTTGAATATTAAAGTGGTCCGCTGTATCGTTTACTTAATTTTACCCCTTAACCAAAGAACAAGTTGCTTTGAGATTGACTGTAAACGATGCAGCGGctagttgattttttttttaatatttaaatagtctGCTGTATCGTTTACATATTTCTAGCCTTTAACCAAGAAACAGTTACCATGAGGTTAAGCTGACTGTAAACGATGCAgcggtttattatttttgtgtattattAACATGAGCCGCTGCATCGTTTACGCTCCCTCCGTCTTTAATGTCTCCTCTGTCTAACTCTCTTCCGTCTGGGCAGTTTTCTATTTGCTGGAGGAGCGGCTCAAGCCGGCCAAGGCCAAGGCTCAGGTCAAGGGTAAAGGCTGCGCTTCAGAGCTTCAGAGTCCCAGAGAAACTGCTAGACAAATAGCCATAGGTCCTCCCCTAAAAGCCCAACAACCCAATAAATTGAaactaaaattcttaaaaaatatattccaatTAATCCTTGTATTTTCCTATTTCCTGTAGACACGTCACGAGCCCGCAGAGAGGGCGAAGTGCCCGGCGTGGATTACCACTTTATCACGCGCCAGGCCTTCGAGGCGGATATTTTGGCGCGTCGCTTTGTGGAGCACGGTGAATACGAGAAGGCCTACTACGGTGAGTTTAGTTAGATCAAAAAGGTTGGATTGTTAACTAAATTTCATCCCACAGGCACATCACTGGAGGCCATACGCACGGTGGTGGCCAGCGGCAAGATCTGTGTGCTCAACCTGCATCCGCAGAGCCTCAAGCTGCTGCGCGCCTCCGACCTCAAGCCGTATGTGGTGCTGGTGGCGCCGCCCAGTCTGGACAAGCTGCGTCAGAAGAAGCTGCGCAACGGCGAACCCTTCAAGGTGAGTTGAGAATGGGCAATTTCACTGCCGCTGCGCTGCCAGCGTTTCGACGCTTACGTGCGCTGTACGCTGCTATAGGATTATCAAAATAGTAACTAatctgttgttttttttaataccccAAAAACCAGGAGGAAGAGCTCAAAGACATCATTGCCACGGCCAGGGATATGGAGGCCCGTTGGGGTCACCTATTCgacatgatcatcatcaacaacGACACGGAGCGCGCCTATCACCAGCTGCTGGCCGAGATCAACTCGCTGGAACGGGAGCCGCAGTGGGTGCCCGCCCAGTGGGTGCACAACAATCGCGACGAGTCATAATGGGGTCGCCAGAACCCCAACCCACCCAATTACCACCACCCAATCCAGAAATAGGAACCCAAAACAACTCTttgtaaatacaattttcaattGAGCCATGAAGCGGAGTGCAGGATCGATTCCAGTCCAGTAGTTCGGTTTGCCTGCCGATGCGATTAACAACGCCCCCTACCACAACCCCTccaatattatatatacacatatatatatatatatatttatatactatTCGTTGCGTATGTGCATTTTAGTCTTAgcgaaaataattgtttttaatcgTGTGTGTCGCCCTGTTTTGAAAGCATTCCCATAATACAAAACCCCTTTATGTATGTTCACAAAATTTGTTGTTCGCTGAACCATTTTGCGGGGCTGCCACAGAGAAATCGAGTAGCTGAAGAGCCTGCTAAATTgtatattatgatttttccatcgtttgtgatttctgtggcattGCCGTTTTGTACACCTATATtatacccattttttttttgtacgaCTACCACTAACTTATATTGTaaacgtatttttttgtttaaactaAGCTTGAGCACTTCCTTAATTTCAAGgggcaaattgaaattgtaaaataacgAATCAGCGCTGGGAGGAAGGCCAGAATCGATATGACATAGTACCCTAGAACCCAATAAAATGTGTAATAATACCCATAAGCGACTCCGAATGTTAACAGAGCCAGAACAATCCGTAGGCAGCTGTCCCATGGGAGATTCGATTAGAGCTTGAaagtatcgatattttcgatattttcgcaatatcatttcgataatatcgataatgATCAAAGCTCTAGATCCGATGGATACAGATTCAAATTCAGAAGCAGAAACAGATAAAGATAAAGATACAGaagcagatgcagatgcaagTGTTGCAATTACGTAatctatttactttataaaatatatatactatacgGATATACATACACGTAAATTATAAATCGAAGCGTACttaatacaattaatttttaacaaaacgaATGCAAGAGcaaagcgaaaaaataaaagagttcGAGAAACAACAAAATCAGTAAGTCAttgccaaaaaacaaaaaatctaaaaaataaataactggGAGCTAGAtgaagatgatgatgaggagATGAGTTAGGAGAATCAACTTAGAGAAACCACGAGCgaaattgttaaaaacaaaaacggaaaagaaatggaaaaacaaaatatttagccAACTTTAAGCACTGTAAGATAATggaaaacccaataaacgaATGCAAATAGTAAAGCGGCAAGAAAATGAATTAGGCTAAGGcattgaaaaacaaaaggaaaaacaaaggaaTTCCCAAGTAAATGTTgttgtaattaattatttaaaccaATTCGTCTAGAGAACAGGGAGGGCaggagatacagatacagttgGTTTCAACTCCAACCacaactaactaactaacgaTCCGACATAGTTGCGATACGAAATATACCATGCATATAGAAGTCTATACAAATTCCATTGAACAGCAGCTAAAGCcagaattttatattaaaagaatGAAGAGTGTGGGTTAAGTAAAATAGCAAACTATGTTACGCAATGTTAAACACTTGAAAGATTCTAAGAGCGgatgatatttaaatatacctAATAATCCTACATATTCGGTCCAGTTGCCACCATCCATTTCGATCTTATCTTATCTGGATCCCCAAAAGATCCTTGGGAatcgaaaatggaaatggaagcgggacttgtaataataaaattcgaaaatatttttttttttgtagtcaacaaaggtataaaaaaaatgtgtgtgcAGTAAAtctgtttaagtttttatttatgtatgtatgtgtggtgtagcaaaactaaactaaatacGAAACAAATACCTAATGAAAAGCAAAACGGATTACAAAATAGGCACGGTTTAATAGCCATTGTACGAAATTAACGACATTTATGAGTAACCCTAACGCAAGAATGCGGACAAAGTCAGATGaaataacaatattaataataataataataaaaaacgacaaaccaagaaatataaaatttagacagtgtttttttgggtggttcttaattattgaattacaattacaatctagaatttttatttgaaatattgaaAACTATAAATAACGGTTTCTAGCTGTCTGGAGTGTGACTCCGCTAGCTTAGCCAAGACACCCTCCCTACATTTTAGCCTGACGGAATATTGAAGTTATCGATATTTCCGAAAGTTttagaaacatcgatgtttctccacctcCACTGCTGAcggcttttattattatttgttttattttcggaGCACCGCAACAGGAGCCGCAGGATCAGGACAGCGAAGTGACCATggcaccaccaccgccgcctctGTCCACCACGAACCTCAACCCACAGCAGCTGACTGCCgctccgccgccaccgccaaCGGGGCAAAATATAGCGCCATCGGGCGCCTTTCCAGGTGGGTTTTTGCTTGGTTTTCATAAATCAGATTATAACTAATCCTCATATCTACCTAATAGGCTCACTAACACCCGGCTGGAACGATCCGCCGCCGCTTTCGGCCGACGCCCTGACCAGCAACGCCAACAACCGACGTCCTCGCCTCGATCTCCGCAAGCGCGTGGCCCATCCGCTGGACGGCAAGTCGTCCGGtgggcctcctcctccgctggACGCCGGCTCACCGCGTCCCGTGGCCATGGTGCCGCCCCAGCGCCAGATTCCGCAACCCGATCCGCAGCTGGGCGGCCCGGCGGATGCGGGAGGATTCgccggtggaggaggaggaggaatcgGAGGACCGAATGCCGTGCGCCTGCCGCCGTTGGCCCAAGCGATCGGCATCGATCCCGCCAAGGTGCCGGTGGCCATGGTGCCGCCCAGGCAGAAATAGCAAGTAGATAGGTTAAGGATAAGCAACTCCAAATCACTGTGTTCCCCATATTTTTCTATGTACTCCACTCAATACAATGGCTAATGGAGCCCCAGAAAGTGGAATTTATGGTAATATTCAACAACAATTAACAAAAACAGAGGGAAAATCTTCACCAGGCCAACGGAGTGCCATCGTAGTTGACGAAACCGCCGTTCTGCTGCTCGCCCAGCCTGCCGATGGTCTCCACAATCTGGCCCGTGCTGGTGGGCACATCCAGGGGCGCAGCGGCGCCACCCATGTCCGTTTTCACCCAGCCCGGATGCAGGCTAACGCACATGATGCGCTGCGGATAGAGATCGATGCTCAGCGACTTGGTGGCCGCATTCAGGGCCGACTTGGAGGTGCGGTAGGCGTACATGCCGCCGTCTGTGTTGCCCTGAATGGAGCCCAGAATGGAGGACATGTTGATGATGGCGGCCCGCGACACGCCCATCGGCTGGGACTCGTTGGCCTTGGCCGCCTTCTTCAGGAGCGGCAGACAGGCGCGGGCCAGCATGATGGGCACCACGGTGTTGGTCTGCAGCGTGTCGATTAGTTCCTGCGAGCGAACAGCGGTTATCCTGGCCGATTTGGGCGCTATGCCGGCGTTGTTGAAAAGCACATTTAGACCCTGATCCTTGGTCACGCCCTCGATGTCGGCGATTAGCTTGTCGTAGGCCTCAAAGTTCCTCAGATCTGCAGGGGAATTTTAGTAATTTGTTGGGTTTTTTATACGGAATACTTGCCAATCTCCAGTATGTGGATGTTGGAGTGCTTCTTGGCCAGGTCCTCCAGTTCCTGTGAtggaaaatttcaaaaattagatAAATCtaggaaattttaaaattggcgcccaaAAATATCGCAGAAAATGCCCTAACGCCTGTAAGTGATATCGATAGTAAATTCtagaaatgtaaacaaatcgATATTCGAAATCCGAGCTTTCGTTTCgctctcccgctctctctctctctgagttTCTCGTTTCTCTCGTTCTTTTCGCGCCTATCGCCAGAGTGACCATTTTATGCTGTGGATTTTCTAGGGGATAATCAAAGTTTTCAGCTGGCAACACTCGTGAATTAAGCGACTACAAAAGCTATTGCAAAAGTTGGCTCCGTTTATTCGATTTATTCGAGCTTTCGCGAGTGCCGCCGCTTAAACACGCTCACTAGTTTTCGATTCTCGACCGCCCGCAACTGTTTTTCCCACTTCCGCCACTACTGCAACATTTACTACCCGACGTTGATCCTTGTTTTCGCTCTTATTTACCTCGAGAAGCTACCAAAAACACAGATAATGGCGCCCGTGCAAGGTGAGTTGTAATCTATGGTTTATGTAGTTTCTGGGCAATTAAGTGAAGTGAGCGCTTCTTGTGGATTGTTCGCGTAGTTTCTGGGGCCCCGTGAGTC
This window contains:
- the sni gene encoding C-signal, with product MNSILITGCNRGLGLGLVKALVNLPQPPQHLFTTCRNREQAKELEDLAKKHSNIHILEIDLRNFEAYDKLIADIEGVTKDQGLNVLFNNAGIAPKSARITAVRSQELIDTLQTNTVVPIMLARACLPLLKKAAKANESQPMGVSRAAIINMSSILGSIQGNTDGGMYAYRTSKSALNAATKSLSIDLYPQRIMCVSLHPGWVKTDMGGAAAPLDVPTSTGQIVETIGRLGEQQNGGFVNYDGTPLAW
- the sdt gene encoding protein PALS1 isoform X3, producing the protein MRILKQWNRRRSGSSIVVLDGDDLKPCLPDDYISGQHHLNHQQQLQLQQQLQQQHPLQQQHYRTHSGDIREIDQEMLTMLSVNQDNGPHREMAVDCPDTFIARNKTPPRYPPPRPPQLNGNAKPVPPPRDHLRVEKDGRLVNCSPAPQLPDRRAPGNASSGSSGGLAHPLQQQQIAQIVEPTLEQLDSIKKYQEQLRRRREEEERIAQQNEFLRNSLRGSRKLKALQDTATPPGKAVAQQQQQQQATQATQVVGVENEAYLPDDDQPTQVEQIDGYGELIAALTRLQSQLSKSGLSTLAGRVSAAHSVLAGASVAHVLAARTAVLQRRRSRHSGPLHHSALGLQKDIVELLTQSNTAAAIELGNLLTSHEMEGLLLAHDRIANHTDGTPSPTPTPTPAIPGGGLGLISGHSSPVAGPKRNLGMVVPPPVVPPPLAQRGAMPLPRGESPPPPQLPMPMSNLPMSACFGTLNDQNDNIRIIQIEKSTEPLGATVRNEGEAVVIGRIVRGGAAEKSGLLHEGDEILEVNGQELRGKTVNEVCALLGAMQGTLTFLIVPAGSPPIHGGVMGGGGGVVAGQTLAGLGGAHRDTAVLHVRAHFDYDPEDDLYIPCRELGISFQKGDVLHVISREDPNWWQAYREGEEDQTLAGLIPSQSFQHQRETMKLAIAEEAGLARSRGKDGSGSKGATLLCARKGRKKKKKASSEAGYPLYATTAPDETDPEEILTYEEVALYYPRATHKRPIVLIGPPNIGRHELRQRLMADSERFSAAVPHTSRARREGEVPGVDYHFITRQAFEADILARRFVEHGEYEKAYYGTSLEAIRTVVASGKICVLNLHPQSLKLLRASDLKPYVVLVAPPSLDKLRQKKLRNGEPFKEEELKDIIATARDMEARWGHLFDMIIINNDTERAYHQLLAEINSLEREPQWVPAQWVHNNRDES
- the LOC108055753 gene encoding protein SCAR, producing the protein MAPPPPPLSTTNLNPQQLTAAPPPPPTGQNIAPSGAFPGSLTPGWNDPPPLSADALTSNANNRRPRLDLRKRVAHPLDGKSSGGPPPPLDAGSPRPVAMVPPQRQIPQPDPQLGGPADAGGFAGGGGGGIGGPNAVRLPPLAQAIGIDPAKVPVAMVPPRQK
- the sdt gene encoding uncharacterized protein sdt isoform X6; the encoded protein is MRILKQWNRRRSGSSIVVLDGDDLKPCLPDDYISGQHHLNHQQQLQLQQQLQQQHPLQQQHYRTHSGDIREIDQEMLTMLSVNQDNGPHREMAVDCPDTFIARNKTPPRYPPPRPPQKHKKSTTNNTTTTTTITAMTNNDHANKMLIVAYHSSHQHEQLQQQPPPPHHEKQQQHPSKTTNIALDVATQNLYNQKQQNKLEQIENYENCLQSEQPNEQLEQKQKQQQLQVATATTVGATTTATQVAQQQTPSHKLQATLSSDPNGNSNSNSNANGTSSSSNNSSITDDFLCVVDGLYQRKDSASPSSSAFDEVMSKHTLDSFGSIAYRHLHQQHQATSNGNSSNSNGNTSSNTADSNKTNTVAGVTSSSSNSNSLNSSNSSMHTSNSNSSNSSSSGHSSNIASATSTSSSTVPDDLSLAPPGYEVSQQQHHVAPVTVLLPPMAKHRELPVDVPDSFIEMVKTPPRYPPPAHLSSRGSLLSNGSASTAHTTLSSMGVSPSPAAAATATAPATAAATATSACATASVAAAVSGVADGDARRVADELNGNAKPVPPPRDHLRVEKDGRLVNCSPAPQLPDRRAPGNASSGSSGGLAHPLQQQQIAQIVEPTLEQLDSIKKYQEQLRRRREEEERIAQQNEFLRNSLRGSRKLKALQDTATPPGKAVAQQQQQQQATQATQVVGVENEAYLPDDDQPTQVEQIDGYGELIAALTRLQSQLSKSGLSTLAGRVSAAHSVLAGASVAHVLAARTAVLQRRRSRHSGPLHHSALGLQKDIVELLTQSNTAAAIELGNLLTSHEMEGLLLAHDRIANHTDGTPSPTPTPTPAIPGGGLGLISGHSSPVAGPKRNLGMVVPPPVVPPPLAQRGAMPLPRGESPPPPQLPMPMSNLPMSACFGTLNDQNDNIRIIQIEKSTEPLGATVRNEGEAVVIGRIVRGGAAEKSGLLHEGDEILEVNGQELRGKTVNEVCALLGAMQGTLTFLIVPAGSPPIHGGVMGGGGGVVAGQTLAGLGGAHRDTAVLHVRAHFDYDPEDDLYIPCRELGISFQKGDVLHVISREDPNWWQAYREGEEDQTLAGLIPSQSFQHQRETMKLAIAEEAGLARSRGKDGSGSKGATLLCARKGRKKKKKASSEAGYPLYATTAPDETDPEEILTYEEVALYYPRATHKRPIVLIGPPNIGRHELRQRLMADSERFSAAVPHTSRARREGEVPGVDYHFITRQAFEADILARRFVEHGEYEKAYYGTSLEAIRTVVASGKICVLNLHPQSLKLLRASDLKPYVVLVAPPSLDKLRQKKLRNGEPFKEEELKDIIATARDMEARWGHLFDMIIINNDTERAYHQLLAEINSLEREPQWVPAQWVHNNRDES
- the sdt gene encoding protein PALS1 isoform X4, which translates into the protein MVVSTLHITLENNGNVAGGQQPLATAAAAAAAVGAATSPTKFAVLSAQQLQLQHQQQNEKENHMNNNNNNNSDYCDMNGNGIGRSVGPGSISPHSPEQYAGSPASVTATPQRTASALRRGIQIQRSSTRLRQQQEQLRRRREEEERIAQQNEFLRNSLRGSRKLKALQDTATPPGKAVAQQQQQQQATQATQVVGVENEAYLPDDDQPTQVEQIDGYGELIAALTRLQSQLSKSGLSTLAGRVSAAHSVLAGASVAHVLAARTAVLQRRRSRHSGPLHHSALGLQKDIVELLTQSNTAAAIELGNLLTSHEMEGLLLAHDRIANHTDGTPSPTPTPTPAIPGGGLGLISGHSSPVAGPKRNLGMVVPPPVVPPPLAQRGAMPLPRGESPPPPQLPMPMSNLPMSACFGTLNDQNDNIRIIQIEKSTEPLGATVRNEGEAVVIGRIVRGGAAEKSGLLHEGDEILEVNGQELRGKTVNEVCALLGAMQGTLTFLIVPAGSPPIHGGVMGGGGGVVAGQTLAGLGGAHRDTAVLHVRAHFDYDPEDDLYIPCRELGISFQKGDVLHVISREDPNWWQAYREGEEDQTLAGLIPSQSFQHQRETMKLAIAEEAGLARSRGKDGSGSKGATLLCARKGRKKKKKASSEAGYPLYATTAPDETDPEEILTYEEVALYYPRATHKRPIVLIGPPNIGRHELRQRLMADSERFSAAVPHTSRARREGEVPGVDYHFITRQAFEADILARRFVEHGEYEKAYYGTSLEAIRTVVASGKICVLNLHPQSLKLLRASDLKPYVVLVAPPSLDKLRQKKLRNGEPFKEEELKDIIATARDMEARWGHLFDMIIINNDTERAYHQLLAEINSLEREPQWVPAQWVHNNRDES
- the sdt gene encoding protein PALS1 isoform X2 translates to MQANSSRSNLSAQSSGTPSASTISSSQGKQQVVELSGYVIILVENVEGKIKLYGSPPDRDNLEVGDEILEVNGLTLENISRTEVIRHIHDCIKSCTICLRVRKKNDSRLAWDIGNSVQDAFVIAVEEHARERLQRLAALNRVTPVDITQLSKKLLEDVIVHQASDVHSYSTSATATATAAIASSSSSSRAQQQHQLLNAAYELQQQQQQQQQQQQNSPTSSISIGRTELLLGDQSLRQDPRGNRRRSGSSIVVLDGDDLKPCLPDDYISGQHHLNHQQQLQLQQQLQQQHPLQQQHYRTHSGDIREIDQEMLTMLSVNQDNGPHREMAVDCPDTFIARNKTPPRYPPPRPPQLNGNAKPVPPPRDHLRVEKDGRLVNCSPAPQLPDRRAPGNASSGSSGGLAHPLQQQQIAQIVEPTLEQLDSIKKYQEQLRRRREEEERIAQQNEFLRNSLRGSRKLKALQDTATPPGKAVAQQQQQQQATQATQVVGVENEAYLPDDDQPTQVEQIDGYGELIAALTRLQSQLSKSGLSTLAGRVSAAHSVLAGASVAHVLAARTAVLQRRRSRHSGPLHHSALGLQKDIVELLTQSNTAAAIELGNLLTSHEMEGLLLAHDRIANHTDGTPSPTPTPTPAIPGGGLGLISGHSSPVAGPKRNLGMVVPPPVVPPPLAQRGAMPLPRGESPPPPQLPMPMSNLPMSACFGTLNDQNDNIRIIQIEKSTEPLGATVRNEGEAVVIGRIVRGGAAEKSGLLHEGDEILEVNGQELRGKTVNEVCALLGAMQGTLTFLIVPAGSPPIHGGVMGGGGGVVAGQTLAGLGGAHRDTAVLHVRAHFDYDPEDDLYIPCRELGISFQKGDVLHVISREDPNWWQAYREGEEDQTLAGLIPSQSFQHQRETMKLAIAEEAGLARSRGKDGSGSKGATLLCARKGRKKKKKASSEAGYPLYATTAPDETDPEEILTYEEVALYYPRATHKRPIVLIGPPNIGRHELRQRLMADSERFSAAVPHTSRARREGEVPGVDYHFITRQAFEADILARRFVEHGEYEKAYYGTSLEAIRTVVASGKICVLNLHPQSLKLLRASDLKPYVVLVAPPSLDKLRQKKLRNGEPFKEEELKDIIATARDMEARWGHLFDMIIINNDTERAYHQLLAEINSLEREPQWVPAQWVHNNRDES